The following proteins come from a genomic window of Metarhizium brunneum chromosome 2, complete sequence:
- the asqD gene encoding O-methyltransferase asqD yields MPAKVTPEDALDFSAIAFDWADSFDTKVCSVLSLFNSVFMLQFSECNGQDWDRLRHILAPILDVDYSFLSGPRDESMTAEDFIAFASGENMLGSSLIDTQHLIGASKYNWISETVVQGAHQVRAAHQKYTDSTKATVEAKGHGHALVYIKYSKAGGEWKFCGIKPTMYWRYSVTVGKQVRILRPLSSVGIVNEVGERQWTATPVTHAMASEGIAAGHRMIGEVIVNTAQKAPKYLKEYGHRCPANPRDGLVQFAFQTKMTTFELLSSMPDILRDFNLFMGNTMGSRSYWVDWYPVQDRLLTGLHGQSAVLVDVGAGKGHDLMAFHEKYAGHGRLVLQDLAAVTDHVKDLSGEIEIMTHDFFTEQPVRGARAYLYHHILHDWSDEKCLEILGKLRGAMLPGYSKLLIHDMVIPERGASTLHAMLDMAMMAFNGGMERTEAQWRELLGRAGFEVVRVWLPAQEDADGIVEAMVNA; encoded by the exons ATGCCAGCCAAGGTTACCCCCGAAG ACGCATTGGATTTTTCTGCCATTGCATTCGACTGGGCAGACAGCTTTGATACCAAGGTATGCTCCGTCTTGTCGCTATTCAATTCAGTCTTCATGTTACAATTCTCAGAGTGCAACGGACAGGACTGGGACCGATTGAGACACATCTTGGCGCCAATACTCGAT GTTGACTACTCGTTCCTGTCTGGCCCACGGGATGAGTCAATGACCGCGGAAGACTTTATTGCATTTGCCAGCGGCGAGAATATGCTTGGCAGTTCCCTAATCGACACCCAACATCTTATTGGGGCGTCCAAGTACAATTGGATATCCGAAACGGTGGTACAAGGGGCGCATCAGGTTCGGGCTGCGCATCAAAAGTATACAGACAGCACCAAGGCCACAGTGGAAGCCAAGGGCCATGGTCATGCTCTGGTTTACATCAAGTACAGCAAGGCTGGCGGCGAGTGGAAGTTTTGCGGCATCAAGCCAACCATGTACTGGA GATATTCAGTAACCGTCGGCAAACAAGTCCGCATCCTACGACCTCTGTCGTCCGTTGGAATCGTCAACGAAGTCGGCGAGAGGCAATGGACAGCAACTCCAGTGACTCATGCAATGGCATCCGAGGGAATCGCCGCAGGGCACAGAATGAT AGGCGAGGTGATTGTCAACACGGCCCAAAAGGCGCCAAAGTATCTCAAGGAATATGGGCATCGATGCCCAGCCAATCCACGGGACGGCCTTGTGCAGTTTGCCTTTCAGACCAAGATGACGACGTTTGAGCTCTTGAGTTCCATGCCCGATATTCTCAGAGACTTTAATCTCTTCATGGGCAACACGATGGGCTCTAGAAGTTATTGGGTTGACTGGTATCCCGTCCAGGACCGGCTGCTCACCGGCCTCCATGGCCAGTCGGCGGTGCTCGTGGACGTGGGCGCTGGCAAAGGCCATGATCTGATGGCATTCCACGAAAAATATGCGGGACATGGTCGATTGGTTCTTCAAGATTTGGCCGCGGTCACTGATCACGTCAAGGATCTGAGCGGCGAGATTGAGATTATGACGCATGACTTCTTCACCGAACAACCAGTCAGAG GTGCACGAGCATATTTGTACCACCACATCCTGCATGACTGGTCTGATGAAAAGTGCCTGGAGATCTTGGGGAAGCTCAGGggcgccatgttgccggGTTACTCTAAGCTGCTCATCCACGACATGGTTATCCCCGAGAGGGGGGCGTCGACGCTCCATGCAAtgctcgacatggccatgatggccttTAATGGAGGCATGGAGCGAACCGAAGCGCAGTGGAGGGAATTGCTCGGCAGGGCTGGTTTCGAGGTTGTCAGGGTTTGGCTGCCAGCACAGGAAGATGCAGATGGTATTGTTGAAGCAATGGTAAATGCGTAG
- the CPYA_1 gene encoding Carboxypeptidase Y A: protein MRVSSSVLFLAAASTVVADLTKVKKASTYQEAIDRRPDSFWDHIVKGAEIQDASTKPGAHKRLDGELANYQLRVRQADPAALGVDKVKQLSGYLDEEQEDKHLFYWFFESRNDPAKDPVVLWLNGGPGCSSFIGLFEELGPATIPNEDLVPVDNPYSWNSNASVIFIDQPVNVGYSYGTKITGSSQAAAKDIYAMLTLFFHQFPEYAERDFFVTGESYAGHYIPAIGAELLSHNNSNINLKGLAIGNGLTDPYIQYLYYRPTACGQGGYPAVLSQSDCQAMENAEPECQRQIGVCYNDPSARVCRQATNYCNNFLLGIYQSGTNNSVYDITSPIGTGKTSYASQFLSSTKTKQALGVEASRAYEECNFDVYNDFVNNGDWMTPAHRVVPGILEKIPVLIYAGDIDYICNWLGNEAWTLALEWPGKSALNAARSQELHAKSGKNYGNVRAAQGLSLMQIYKAGHEVPQYEGEGSLDFLNRFMGGEWSK from the exons ATGCGGGTTTCCAGTTCCGTCCTCTTTTTGGCTGCGGCCTCAACCGTCGTCGCCGACCTCACCAAGGTCAAAAAGGCCTCGACCTACCAAGAAGCAATAGACCGCCGGCCAGACAGCTTCTGGGACCACATTGTCAAGGGCGCCGAGATCCAGGACGCCAGCACGAAACCAGGCGCTCACAAGAGACTGGACGGCGAGCTGGCCAACTACCAACTGAGAGTTCGACAGGCCGACCCTGCGGCGCTGGGTGTCGACAAAGTCAAGCAGCTCAGTGGCTATCTCGACGAAGAACAGGAGGACAAGCACCTGTTTTACT GGTTTTTCGAATCCAGAAACGATCCCGCCAAGGACCCCGTGGTTCTCTGGCTCAACGGCGGCCCGGGATGCTCCTCCTTCATTGGCCTCTTTGAAGAGCTTGGCCCTGCCACTATCCCAAACGAGGACTTGGTTCCCGTGGATAACCCATACTCTTGGAACTCGAATGCctccgtcatcttcatcgaccAGCCCGTCAACGTGGGCTACTCTTACGGCACCAAGATCACGGGAAGCTCCCAAGCCGCAGCCAAGGACATTTACGCCATGCTCACGCTCTTCTTCCACCAATTCCCTGAGTACGCCGAGCGCGACTTTTTCGTCACGGGCGAGTCCTACGCGGGGCACTACATCCCCGCCATtggcgccgagctgctctcccacaacaacagcaacatcaACCTCAAGGGCCTGGCTATTGGGAACGGTCTTACCGATCCCTACATTCAGTACCTGTACTACCGGCCCACGGcttgcggccaaggcggttATCCCGCCGTCCTGTCTCAGAGCGACTGCCAGGCCATGGAGAACGCCGAGCCCGAGTGTCAGCGGCAGATTGGTGTATGCTACAACGACCCGAGCGCAAGAGTCTGCAGGCAAGCGACAAACTACTGCAACAACTTTCTGTTGGGCATCTACCAGAGCGGCACCAACAACAGCGTCTACGACATTACGTCTCCCATCGGCACCGGCAAGACGAGCTACGCCTCGCAATTCCTCAGctcgaccaagaccaagcagGCGCTGGGAGTCGAGGCCAGCCGCGCATACGAGGAGTGCAACTTTGACGTCTACAACGATTTTGTCAACAACGGCGACTGGATGACGCCTGCCCACCGAGTTGTACCCGGTATCCTGGAGAAGATTCCGGTTCTGATTTATGCGGGCGACATCGACTACATCTGCAACTGGCTGGGGAATGAGGCCTGGACGCTGGCGCTGGAATGGCCTGGAAAGAGTGCgctcaacgccgccaggtCTCAGGAGCTTCATGCCAAGTCGGGCAAGAATTACGGAAACGTCAGGGCTGCACAGGGCCTGTCGTTGATGCAGATATACAAAGCCGGCCACGAAGTCCCGCAGTACGAGGGCGAGGGCTCGCTTGATTTTCTGAATAGGTTTATGGGGGGAGAGTGGTCAAAGTAG